One part of the Lotus japonicus ecotype B-129 chromosome 2, LjGifu_v1.2 genome encodes these proteins:
- the LOC130741057 gene encoding protein MAINTENANCE OF MERISTEMS-like: MLEDLGRVCEYAWGAIALATLYDQLSRASRRGTAQMGGFSSLLLGWVYEYLSDRVIIRRADSEYSQDQPRARRWAMSRVGHAGLDERRVMLDELTVDDVIWTPFEDHRAHRPRDPRAMYSGYIRSPFGRVVRRHLPERVLRQFGFIQDVPRHPSEIQTSGSLAETADAAFAEFAPHLRPQGIPALYPGEAVEDYMRWYSAVSHRFIIPDDRREEFSAVTVMRRAVDLLEQSLEVPDAPAEGTHSRSLTERALDLIRSNAFIGTQGVAFAAVRGARAAGGRGHGDRARGGRGRGGRARGEGAPAEGAPAEGARGGRGRGGRARGPRGRRGAGRGRGE, translated from the exons atgttggaggatcttggtcgagtgtgcgagtacgcgtggggcgcgattgcgctcgctacgctatacgaccagcttagtcgagcgtccaggagggggacggcccagatgggaggttttagctcgctcctgctaggatgggtctacgagtacctttctgaccGCGTCATTATCCGTAGGGCGGATTCGGAGTActcgcaggaccagcctagggcgcggcggtgggctatgtcccgggtcgggcatgcaggccttgatgagaggcgagtcatgctcgatgagctgacggtggatgacgttatatggaccccatttgaggaccatcgggctcatcgaccacgggatccgagggccatgtattctggctacatccggtcgccatttggccgtgttgttcgacggcatctaccagagagggttctgcgccagtttggcttcatacaggatgtccctcgacacccctctgagatccagacgtctgggtcccttgctgagaccgcagatgctgcctttgctgagtttgcgccgcacctccgccctcaggggatccccgctttatatccgggagaggctgtggaggattacatgaggtggtacagcgctgtgtcccatcggttcatcatccctgatgataggagggaggagttcagtgcagtg actgttatgcgtcgggccgtggacttgttggagcagtcactcgaggtgccagatgctcctgcagagggcacgcattcccgatccctcactgagagggcgctggatcttattagatccaatgccttcattggtacccagggggtagcctttgctgctgtccgaggagctAGAGCTGCAGGAGGCAGAGGTCATGGAGAcagagcgcgtggaggcagaggccgtggaggcagagcccgtggagagggtgctcctgcagaaggtgctcctgcagagggtgcgcgtggaggcagaggccgtggaggcagagcccgtggacctagaggtcgtagaggggccggtaggggtcggggcgagtga
- the LOC130737296 gene encoding uncharacterized protein LOC130737296, protein MWSRHVVNALHSRLTLPPGDLATEDKWMQLPEMGYLVATRFQVVFISISSTGCWSYLPLRGEGPPDVHPVIAVGHVINHFVQLHLTPGHSMPPIALQWERYVDPTSVSWCAPYGTRLGRFTSEYEAWLVTFGVPLIHQSYVDITSD, encoded by the exons atgtggTCCAGACATGTGGTTAATGCCTTACATTCCCGACTCACTCTTCCTCCTGGTGATCTGGCTACCGaggataaatggatgcaactgccagagatgggataccttgtagcaaccaggttccaagtGGTTTTCATATCCATCTCCTCTACGGGTTGTTGGTCATACCTTCCACTAAGAGGAGAAGGTCCACCGGATGTACATCCTGTTATAGCTGTTGGTCATGTGATtaatcactttgtacag ctccatctaactcctggacattctatgccgccaattgctctccagtggGAACGGTATGTTGATCCTACATCAGTAAGCTGGTGCGCCCCATATGGTACACGTTTAGGAAGATTCACATCAGAATACGAAGCTTggcttgttacttttggtgttcctcttattcaccaaagctatgtagacatcacctcagattga